A single region of the Elizabethkingia sp. JS20170427COW genome encodes:
- a CDS encoding TonB-dependent receptor domain-containing protein → MTKKMMSVASIFFGVLVWAQNTYKIQGKVIDSDNQKPVSNTKIIIGNTTAITNNRGNFEITLSEGKYTLKALNAHFSEFQEEVDLYGNLKLNIHLLHKPEDIEAVVLNVKHQPKGTSVMSTVDKDFIDQHASENLGNLLSNISGVSSLKTGNNISKPIIHGMYGSRISILNNGVKMTEQEWGVEHAPNVESSNYQHIDVVKGASTLKYGGQAMGGVVVLEPAVYPRKDTLIGDASLTYQTNGRGGNTKVGLAKVWENGWVVNARGSYSKLGDLKTPNYYLNNTGQENSSFNFGIQKKNAHSGFSLDYYLTQQVLGISRASHIGSLQDFYDVVQAGKPLVITPFSHKINHPKQEVTHHLVKLKAYQDFENFGKLSATYSFQLNQRKEYDIRRGDLSNIASLDLELITHQLNVNHLKKWDKSSLETGIDAEYQNNYNNPKTLARRLVPNYDRYAVGAYSIYKYRFSKDWSVEASVRYDYNRDEVYKWYDTSEWKERFASQYSHFEKGKKGNRTLVAPKMDYHNLSFNVGTRYAFSDNSSITFNYAKTSRKPNIAELYSDGLHHSASVIERGDLGLKNENAHQLNLSFQTQLPILDGLGLVMNPYFLYSDGYVNQIPVGVQNTIRGVFPVWEYQQVKAQLWGVDVDIYLKLNQNIIYEGKAAYVQGEDRTHHRALEMMVPPNFMNSLQWKNPKWKDFFVKLENKTSLRQNRFYDHPIEITLYDAQGEAYQAKVDFSTPPPAYSIWGLQSGINISKHFSAVVSVQNIFDKEYRDYLNRLRFFGAETGSNFIFTLQYKF, encoded by the coding sequence ATGACAAAAAAAATGATGAGCGTAGCTTCGATTTTTTTCGGAGTACTTGTATGGGCTCAAAACACTTATAAAATTCAAGGAAAGGTAATAGATTCGGATAATCAAAAACCAGTATCCAATACCAAAATTATCATAGGAAATACAACCGCGATTACCAATAATAGAGGTAATTTTGAGATAACTTTGTCTGAAGGGAAATATACTCTAAAGGCGTTGAATGCCCATTTTTCTGAATTTCAGGAAGAAGTAGATCTTTATGGAAATCTAAAATTAAATATCCATCTATTACACAAGCCTGAAGATATAGAGGCGGTAGTACTTAATGTGAAACATCAGCCTAAAGGGACTTCGGTAATGAGTACGGTGGATAAAGATTTTATTGATCAACATGCATCGGAAAATTTAGGAAACCTTTTATCCAATATTTCAGGAGTGTCGAGTTTAAAGACAGGAAATAATATATCAAAGCCTATTATCCACGGAATGTATGGGAGTAGAATTTCTATACTCAACAATGGTGTGAAGATGACAGAGCAAGAATGGGGTGTAGAACATGCTCCTAATGTAGAGTCTTCCAATTATCAGCATATAGATGTGGTAAAGGGAGCTTCAACACTCAAATACGGAGGCCAAGCAATGGGCGGAGTAGTAGTGCTAGAGCCTGCGGTATATCCACGTAAAGATACTTTAATAGGTGATGCTTCTTTAACTTATCAAACCAATGGAAGAGGAGGTAATACAAAAGTAGGATTGGCTAAAGTATGGGAAAATGGTTGGGTAGTAAATGCAAGAGGTAGCTATTCAAAATTAGGAGATCTTAAAACGCCTAACTACTATCTTAACAATACAGGCCAGGAAAATTCTTCTTTCAATTTTGGAATACAAAAGAAAAATGCACACTCAGGATTTTCTTTAGATTACTATCTTACCCAACAAGTATTAGGGATTTCCAGAGCCTCTCATATTGGGAGCTTACAAGATTTTTATGATGTAGTACAAGCGGGAAAACCATTGGTAATTACTCCGTTTAGCCATAAAATTAATCATCCAAAGCAAGAGGTAACCCATCATTTGGTAAAACTGAAAGCCTATCAAGATTTTGAAAATTTTGGAAAACTTTCAGCCACTTATAGTTTCCAACTTAACCAAAGAAAAGAGTATGATATCAGAAGAGGAGATTTATCCAATATTGCTTCTTTGGATTTGGAATTGATTACCCATCAGTTAAATGTTAATCATTTGAAAAAATGGGATAAAAGTAGTTTAGAAACAGGAATAGATGCTGAGTACCAAAATAATTATAACAATCCTAAAACTCTTGCTCGTCGGTTAGTACCTAATTATGATCGCTATGCAGTGGGTGCTTATTCCATCTATAAGTATAGGTTTTCTAAAGATTGGAGCGTAGAAGCCTCTGTAAGATATGATTATAACCGTGATGAGGTATATAAATGGTATGATACCTCGGAGTGGAAGGAAAGATTTGCTTCTCAATATTCTCATTTTGAAAAAGGAAAAAAAGGAAATAGGACTTTAGTAGCTCCTAAGATGGATTATCATAATTTGTCTTTTAATGTAGGAACTAGATATGCCTTTTCGGATAACTCTAGCATTACCTTTAATTATGCGAAAACTTCCCGAAAGCCTAATATTGCGGAATTGTATTCGGATGGTTTGCATCATTCGGCATCGGTAATAGAAAGAGGAGATTTAGGACTTAAAAATGAAAATGCCCATCAATTGAATTTGAGTTTCCAGACCCAACTCCCTATACTAGACGGGTTAGGCTTGGTGATGAATCCCTATTTCTTATACAGCGATGGATATGTTAACCAAATCCCTGTAGGAGTACAAAATACCATAAGAGGAGTATTTCCTGTCTGGGAGTACCAACAGGTGAAAGCCCAACTGTGGGGAGTAGATGTAGATATTTATTTAAAACTGAATCAAAATATTATCTATGAAGGAAAGGCAGCATACGTTCAGGGAGAGGATCGTACTCATCATCGAGCTTTAGAGATGATGGTTCCCCCTAATTTTATGAATAGTTTGCAATGGAAAAACCCGAAATGGAAAGATTTCTTTGTGAAGTTAGAAAATAAAACCAGTTTGCGCCAGAATAGATTTTATGATCATCCTATAGAAATTACATTATACGATGCTCAGGGAGAAGCGTATCAAGCAAAAGTTGATTTTTCCACGCCACCACCAGCTTATAGTATATGGGGCTTGCAATCTGGGATTAATATTTCCAAACATTTTTCGGCAGTAGTTTCTGTTCAGAATATTTTTGATAAAGAATATAGGGATTATCTGAACCGACTAAGATTTTTTGGTGCTGAAACCGGAAGTAACTTTATTTTTACATTACAATATAAATTTTAA
- a CDS encoding transposase has product MRLHIYEQTLKSTARDRFNQWIKDTSKLEMKVFNTAANSLKYHLETILNFFDKNRFTNANAKSFNSKIKLFRANLRGVVDTKFFLFRMEKLFA; this is encoded by the coding sequence GTGAGATTACACATATATGAACAGACTTTAAAATCTACTGCAAGAGATAGGTTTAACCAATGGATAAAAGATACCTCTAAATTAGAAATGAAGGTGTTTAATACTGCCGCAAACAGCCTAAAATATCATCTGGAAACTATTCTTAATTTCTTTGACAAAAATAGATTTACAAATGCCAATGCAAAATCATTCAATTCTAAAATAAAACTCTTTCGTGCCAATTTAAGAGGTGTGGTAGATACCAAGTTTTTCCTATTCAGAATGGAGAAACTTTTTGCCTAA
- a CDS encoding carboxymuconolactone decarboxylase family protein has protein sequence MSSKELYPEVTPENLKEKHDLAPLQMDAWRNFSKTVFKEGVLDEKTKQLIAVAVAHVTQCPYCIKSHVPQAQKAGASKEEIMEAIWVAAEMRSGAAYAHATIAVEAMKD, from the coding sequence ATGAGTTCAAAAGAATTATACCCTGAAGTTACCCCAGAGAACTTAAAGGAAAAACACGATCTTGCTCCACTCCAAATGGATGCTTGGAGAAACTTTAGCAAAACGGTTTTTAAAGAAGGCGTTTTGGATGAAAAAACCAAACAGCTTATTGCTGTAGCAGTAGCCCACGTTACCCAATGTCCTTATTGTATCAAAAGTCACGTTCCCCAAGCTCAAAAAGCAGGTGCTAGCAAAGAAGAAATTATGGAAGCTATATGGGTAGCCGCTGAGATGCGTTCTGGGGCTGCTTATGCCCACGCTACTATTGCAGTAGAAGCAATGAAAGACTAG
- a CDS encoding phosphatase PAP2 family protein, which yields MEQLIQYDKSLLLFLNGLGNANFDSFWLSITKPIYWTPLFLLFLFWVYKKYQLKGMLAILLVLGLGVAFSDQFANLFKYGFKRLRPCHDPELIHKMRLVTCGGQFGFYSAHASTSFFVATFLSVLLRKTQPLLPYLAFFWAVIFAYSRIYLGVHFPGDVFVGLLFGILWGSLFAYFAKKILMKLK from the coding sequence ATGGAGCAGCTTATACAGTACGATAAATCATTATTGCTTTTTCTAAATGGTTTAGGAAATGCCAATTTCGATAGCTTTTGGTTGTCAATTACCAAACCGATTTATTGGACTCCATTATTTTTGCTTTTTCTGTTTTGGGTGTATAAAAAGTATCAACTAAAGGGGATGCTTGCCATTCTCTTAGTATTAGGTCTTGGAGTAGCTTTTAGCGATCAGTTTGCCAACCTATTTAAGTATGGTTTTAAGAGATTGAGACCATGCCACGACCCTGAATTAATTCATAAAATGAGATTGGTTACTTGTGGAGGGCAATTTGGGTTTTACTCAGCTCATGCGAGCACTTCATTTTTTGTAGCCACTTTTTTAAGTGTTTTGTTAAGAAAAACGCAGCCCTTACTCCCTTATTTAGCTTTTTTTTGGGCCGTTATCTTTGCCTATAGCCGTATTTATTTAGGAGTACATTTTCCCGGTGACGTTTTTGTGGGCTTATTATTCGGGATTTTATGGGGAAGTTTGTTTGCTTACTTCGCCAAGAAGATATTGATGAAGTTGAAGTAA
- a CDS encoding class I SAM-dependent methyltransferase codes for MSTKKINSEQGHWLLAKMGKRVLRPGGRKLTETLIQNLEITSKDSIVEFAPGMGYTAQLILNKRPLQYSGIELNEEAAQRLQQHINTPSQKIFNTSAAQTGLEQLSQTKVIGEAMLSMQVDARKSEIIQEAYRILKPEGLYGIHELGLKPENISENSKREVQQNLAKAIHVNARPLTKEEWCQLLQKEGFKIKSIQESPMDLLKLKRIIEDEGFWRTLKIMFNIFTHPKAKEKILIMKNTFKKYESHLTSFAIVAEK; via the coding sequence ATGAGCACCAAAAAAATCAATAGCGAGCAAGGCCATTGGCTTTTAGCTAAAATGGGAAAAAGAGTCCTACGCCCAGGTGGAAGAAAACTTACCGAAACCCTTATCCAAAATTTAGAGATTACCTCTAAAGACTCCATCGTAGAGTTTGCCCCAGGGATGGGATATACCGCTCAATTAATACTTAATAAAAGACCTTTGCAGTATTCGGGTATCGAACTTAATGAAGAAGCTGCACAAAGATTGCAACAACACATCAACACTCCTAGCCAAAAGATTTTTAATACCAGCGCTGCTCAAACTGGTTTAGAACAGCTTTCACAAACCAAAGTAATTGGTGAGGCAATGCTCTCTATGCAAGTTGATGCGAGAAAATCCGAAATCATCCAAGAGGCTTACCGAATTTTAAAACCTGAAGGTCTCTATGGTATTCATGAGCTAGGTTTAAAGCCTGAAAATATTTCTGAAAACTCCAAAAGAGAAGTTCAGCAAAACCTTGCTAAGGCTATTCATGTCAACGCCCGACCTCTCACAAAAGAAGAATGGTGCCAACTACTTCAGAAAGAAGGCTTCAAAATAAAATCTATACAGGAAAGCCCCATGGATCTTTTAAAACTAAAAAGAATTATAGAGGATGAAGGTTTTTGGAGAACTCTAAAAATCATGTTCAACATCTTTACTCATCCTAAAGCAAAAGAGAAAATACTGATCATGAAAAACACTTTTAAAAAATACGAAAGCCACCTTACCTCTTTTGCTATTGTCGCTGAAAAATAA
- a CDS encoding twin-arginine translocase TatA/TatE family subunit, translated as MELSIGEMLVVALVIVVLFGPDKIPSIARELGQGVRKMKGAMEDIKTEIMKEADNPISDIKNEIDKVKNSVADVNPINDVQKQIESMKNSVNPMYQSNIELPADANAHLEDEVLADATSTIEDNKITETPQLAQQVETIEETKLVDENQKVDQLSDDYSGPVSRGRA; from the coding sequence ATGGAATTGAGTATAGGTGAAATGTTAGTGGTGGCTTTGGTCATCGTAGTTTTGTTTGGACCAGATAAGATCCCCAGTATTGCTAGGGAACTAGGACAAGGGGTTCGGAAAATGAAAGGAGCAATGGAGGATATCAAAACCGAAATTATGAAGGAAGCTGATAATCCTATTTCCGATATAAAGAATGAAATCGATAAAGTAAAAAATTCAGTTGCAGATGTTAATCCTATTAATGATGTACAAAAGCAAATTGAGTCGATGAAGAATTCTGTAAATCCTATGTATCAAAGTAATATTGAATTGCCAGCGGATGCAAATGCTCATTTGGAAGATGAGGTATTAGCCGATGCAACATCAACAATAGAAGATAATAAAATTACAGAAACCCCTCAGCTAGCCCAGCAAGTAGAAACAATAGAAGAAACAAAACTTGTTGATGAAAATCAAAAAGTAGATCAGTTGAGCGATGATTATTCAGGACCAGTAAGTAGAGGAAGAGCATAA
- the acs gene encoding acetate--CoA ligase — MSNNYQVQNLPDYFKQYKKSIKNPKKFWDKIADENFVWYQRWSKVLEYDMESANIKWFKNAKLNITKNCLDRHLSTRGDKTAIIFEPNNPEEEARYISYQELYDEVGKMANVLQSQGVKKGDRVVIYLPMIPELAITMLACARLGAIHSVVFAGFSSSAVSSRINDCDAKVVVTSDGSYRGAKTLDLKSIVDEALDKSPQVEKVLVVKRTNQAVKMKEGRDFWLDELLEKAPKDFVSVIMDAEDPLFILYTSGSTGKPKGMVHTTAGYMVYIGYTFKNVFNYQENDVYWCTADIGWITGHSYILYGPLLNGATTVIFEGVPTYPQPDRFWEVIEKHKVTQFYTAPTAIRSLAKESVEWVDKHDLSSLKVIGSVGEPINEEAWHWYNDQIGKKKCPIVDTWWQTETGGILISPLPFVTPTKPTYATLPLPGIQPVLMNEKRIEITENQQNGNLCIRFPWPGIARTIWGDHQRYIDTYFKAFPGKYFTGDGALRDEVGYYRITGRVDDVIIVSGHNLGTAPIEDSINEHPAVAESAIVGYPHDVKGNALYGYVMLKEVGEDRDKENLRKEINHLISEQIGPIAKLDKIQFVSSLPKTRSGKIMRRILRKIAEGDFSNFGDTSTLLNPEIVDEIKNQRIN, encoded by the coding sequence ATGAGTAATAATTATCAGGTGCAAAACCTACCCGATTATTTTAAACAATACAAGAAATCGATTAAAAACCCTAAAAAGTTTTGGGATAAAATTGCAGATGAAAACTTTGTTTGGTACCAAAGATGGTCTAAGGTTTTAGAATATGATATGGAATCTGCCAATATTAAATGGTTTAAAAATGCAAAATTGAATATCACAAAAAACTGTTTGGATCGTCATCTTTCTACAAGAGGGGATAAAACAGCTATTATTTTTGAACCGAATAATCCCGAAGAAGAAGCAAGATATATTAGTTACCAAGAGCTTTATGATGAAGTAGGTAAAATGGCGAATGTTCTTCAATCTCAAGGGGTGAAGAAAGGGGATAGAGTGGTAATTTATTTACCAATGATTCCTGAATTAGCCATCACCATGCTGGCTTGTGCTAGATTAGGTGCAATACATTCGGTAGTATTTGCAGGTTTTTCATCTTCAGCAGTATCTTCTAGAATTAATGATTGCGATGCTAAAGTAGTGGTAACTTCTGATGGTAGCTACAGAGGAGCAAAAACTTTAGATTTAAAAAGTATTGTGGACGAAGCTTTAGATAAGAGCCCACAAGTAGAAAAAGTTTTAGTGGTGAAGCGTACTAACCAAGCGGTGAAAATGAAAGAAGGACGCGATTTCTGGTTGGATGAATTATTAGAAAAAGCTCCTAAAGATTTTGTATCTGTAATTATGGATGCCGAAGATCCTTTATTTATATTATATACTTCTGGATCAACAGGAAAACCAAAAGGAATGGTGCATACCACAGCAGGTTATATGGTATATATCGGTTATACCTTTAAAAATGTTTTTAACTATCAAGAAAATGATGTCTATTGGTGTACTGCTGATATCGGTTGGATTACAGGGCACTCTTATATTCTTTATGGCCCACTTCTAAATGGTGCTACCACAGTTATTTTTGAAGGGGTGCCAACTTACCCACAGCCAGATCGTTTTTGGGAGGTAATCGAAAAGCATAAAGTAACCCAATTCTATACCGCGCCAACAGCAATACGTTCCCTAGCGAAAGAATCTGTAGAGTGGGTGGATAAGCATGATTTAAGCTCATTAAAAGTTATAGGTTCCGTAGGAGAACCTATTAATGAAGAAGCTTGGCATTGGTATAACGACCAAATCGGTAAGAAAAAATGTCCTATTGTAGATACATGGTGGCAAACAGAAACGGGAGGTATATTAATTTCACCATTGCCTTTTGTTACTCCAACAAAACCAACTTATGCAACCTTACCATTACCAGGAATACAACCTGTATTGATGAATGAAAAAAGAATAGAAATTACCGAAAACCAGCAAAACGGTAACCTATGTATTCGTTTTCCTTGGCCTGGTATTGCCAGAACTATTTGGGGAGATCACCAACGTTATATCGATACCTATTTTAAAGCATTCCCGGGGAAATATTTTACAGGAGACGGAGCTTTAAGAGATGAGGTAGGTTATTATAGAATTACAGGTCGTGTGGATGATGTAATTATTGTTTCAGGACATAATTTAGGAACCGCACCTATTGAAGATAGTATTAACGAACACCCAGCAGTAGCTGAAAGTGCTATTGTAGGATATCCTCACGATGTAAAAGGAAATGCGCTTTATGGCTATGTAATGCTGAAGGAAGTAGGAGAGGATAGAGATAAAGAAAACCTTAGAAAAGAAATTAATCACCTTATTTCCGAACAGATAGGGCCAATTGCCAAATTAGATAAAATACAATTTGTGAGTAGTTTACCAAAAACTCGCTCTGGGAAAATTATGAGAAGAATCCTTAGAAAAATTGCAGAAGGTGATTTTAGTAATTTTGGAGATACTTCAACTTTATTAAATCCTGAAATTGTGGATGAAATAAAAAATCAAAGAATTAACTAA
- a CDS encoding TCR/Tet family MFS transporter, whose product MEVAKKKSAMGFIFITLLIDITGWGIIIPVIPKLIEELISGDISQAAQYGGWISFAYAFTQFIFAPFVGNLSDKYGRRPIILLSLFGFAVDYIILALSPTIVWLFIGRIIAGITGASITTASAYIADISTEENRAKNFGLIGAAFGMGFIIGPVLGGVLGQYGARVPFYAAAVLCFINFVYGYFILPESLTPENRRPFDWKRTNPIGSLLMLKKHKNIAQLTLVLILVYIAGHAVQSNWSFFTMYRFGWDERAVGLSLGLIGLLVGLVQGGLIRWINPKIGNAKSIYYGLFLYAIGMLLFAFASKGWMMMVFLIPYSLGGICGPALQSIITGNVSPKEQGELQGALTSLMSATSIVGPPLMTNIFFYFTQPSAIIYFPGAPFFLAFVMMLLGAVIAYLNLKRK is encoded by the coding sequence ATGGAAGTAGCAAAGAAAAAATCGGCAATGGGGTTTATTTTTATAACCCTTCTGATAGATATCACAGGATGGGGGATTATTATCCCAGTTATTCCTAAATTAATTGAAGAGTTGATCTCTGGAGACATTAGTCAAGCAGCTCAGTATGGAGGATGGATAAGTTTTGCTTATGCCTTTACACAGTTTATATTCGCCCCTTTTGTCGGAAACCTTAGTGATAAGTACGGACGTAGGCCTATTATCTTATTATCTCTTTTTGGCTTTGCCGTAGATTATATTATTCTAGCCCTGTCTCCAACCATTGTTTGGTTGTTTATTGGGAGGATTATTGCTGGGATTACCGGAGCAAGTATTACCACGGCTAGCGCCTATATTGCAGATATTAGTACAGAAGAAAATAGAGCAAAAAATTTTGGTTTGATAGGGGCAGCTTTTGGAATGGGTTTTATCATAGGTCCTGTTTTGGGAGGTGTGTTAGGGCAATATGGAGCTAGAGTTCCGTTTTATGCAGCAGCAGTATTGTGTTTTATAAATTTTGTGTACGGTTATTTTATTCTACCAGAATCTTTAACTCCTGAAAACAGAAGGCCTTTCGATTGGAAACGTACCAATCCTATAGGTTCTTTATTGATGTTGAAGAAGCATAAAAATATAGCACAATTAACATTAGTATTAATTTTGGTGTATATCGCAGGACATGCTGTACAAAGCAATTGGTCTTTTTTCACCATGTATCGTTTTGGCTGGGATGAGCGAGCTGTGGGGCTGTCATTGGGATTAATAGGTTTGTTGGTGGGCTTAGTGCAAGGAGGTCTTATCCGGTGGATAAACCCAAAAATAGGAAATGCCAAAAGTATTTACTATGGATTGTTTTTATATGCTATAGGGATGCTACTTTTTGCCTTTGCAAGTAAAGGGTGGATGATGATGGTGTTCCTGATTCCGTATTCTTTAGGAGGAATTTGTGGTCCAGCATTACAATCTATTATCACAGGTAATGTATCTCCTAAAGAACAAGGAGAGTTACAAGGAGCTTTAACTAGTTTAATGAGCGCTACCTCTATAGTAGGCCCTCCTTTGATGACCAATATCTTTTTTTATTTTACACAACCTTCTGCTATTATTTACTTTCCTGGAGCTCCATTTTTCTTAGCTTTTGTGATGATGCTATTAGGTGCTGTTATCGCATATTTAAACCTGAAAAGGAAATAA
- a CDS encoding carboxymuconolactone decarboxylase family protein: MSRLNYYEVDAKSIKGLLEIEKYVHQSGLEPSLYELVKIRASQINGCAYCLNMHTRDARKAGETEQRIYLLSAWRETELYTEREKAALEWTEAMTLIAGKPIPDEIYNQLSQHFSESEIVALSMAIVAINSWNRLAISFEKKLED, translated from the coding sequence ATGAGCAGATTAAATTACTACGAAGTAGATGCTAAATCCATAAAAGGGCTTTTAGAAATCGAAAAATATGTACACCAATCAGGGTTAGAACCTAGCCTATACGAATTGGTTAAAATAAGAGCTTCCCAAATCAACGGATGTGCCTACTGCCTTAATATGCACACCCGAGACGCTAGAAAGGCAGGAGAAACCGAGCAAAGAATCTACCTTCTTTCCGCATGGAGAGAAACTGAGTTGTACACCGAAAGAGAAAAAGCAGCATTGGAATGGACAGAGGCCATGACTTTAATTGCAGGAAAACCTATCCCTGACGAAATTTATAACCAACTAAGCCAACACTTCTCCGAATCTGAAATTGTTGCCCTAAGCATGGCAATTGTTGCCATTAATAGTTGGAATCGTTTGGCTATTTCTTTCGAAAAAAAATTAGAAGATTAA